A section of the Scylla paramamosain isolate STU-SP2022 chromosome 33, ASM3559412v1, whole genome shotgun sequence genome encodes:
- the LOC135089422 gene encoding zinc finger BED domain-containing protein 5-like yields MKPSKLKRHLETQHPEHVGKSLEFFKRRLDEFNKQRRAFMKTSTTAASALLASYKVSYIIARCKKAHNIAETWVLPAAIDMVEIMLDEQSANKLRSIPLADNTVGRRISDISDDLCDQLTDVLKYSHFGLQIDEATDVVKDAHLITYVCYISANEIKEDLLFCKPIVGRATAVKVFNMIDNFFNEHGISWENCVGLCTDGAQSMAGRHAGLQALVREKAPHTSWTHCMLHRQALASGSMNEELDVDTSDYEWIRNPFGDNSTSTLSTADQEQLIDLSCDGSLKLVFDAGPLEKFWYPSLSTKAIGAASKEASGSSVSVRLPYSQPHQRRANDTQV; encoded by the exons ATGAAACCAAGCAAATTGAAGCGCCACCTTGAAACACAGCATCCTGAACATGTTGGCAAATCTCTGGAATTTTTTAAAAGGAGACTTGATGAATTTAATAAACAGAGGCGGGCTTTCATGAAGACATCTACCACAGCTGCAAGTGCTTTGCTTGCTTCTTATAAAGTTTCCTACATAATTGCAAGATGCAAAAAAGCTCACAACATAGCAGAAACCTGGGTATTACCCGCTGCTATTGACATGGTGGAAATAATGCTCGATGAACAAAGTGCCAACAAGTTACGCAGCATTCCTCTTGCAGATAATACAGTTGGCAGAAGAATTTCAGACATTAGTGATGATTTATGTGATCAGTTGACAGATGTACTTAAATATTCGCATTTTGGGTTGCAAATAGATGAGGCTACTGATGTAGTGAAAGATGCTCATTTAATAACTTATGTGTGCTATATATCTGCCAATGAAATTAAGGAAGATCTGTTGTTTTGTAAACCTATTGTTGGTAGAGCCACAGCTGTAAAAGTGTTCAACATGATTGACAATTTTTTCAATGAACATGGAATAAGCTGGGAAAATTGTGTTGGACTGTGCACTGATGGAGCCCAGTCAATGGCAGGACGACATGCTGGACTGCAAGCTTTGGTGAGGGAAAAGGCTCCACACACTTCATGGACGCACTGCATGCTTCATAGACAGGCACTTGCATCAGGCAGTATGAATGAAGAGTTAG ATGTAGACACAAGTGATTACGAATGGATAAGAAACCCATTTGGTGATAACTCTACAAGCACACTGTCTACAGCTGACCAGGAGCAACTTATTGATTTGTCATGTGACGGTTCGCTGAAACTTGTGTTTGATGCAGGACCTTTGGAAAAATTTTGGTACCCTTCCTTGTCAACTAAGGCCATTG GTGCAGCCAGCAAGGAGGCAAGCGGCTCATCTGTCAGTGTGCGCCTACCATACTCACAGCCACACCAACGGAGGGCCAACGACACCCAAGTCTAG